AGCCCCTAAAATTTCTTCATACATAAATGGGCCGCCAGGATATTTGGCAGTGTAATCAAGATTCATCCATACCTGGCCGCGTTCGTCGATATGGTAATGAATTATTTTTCCTTTACTCTCTTTCACAAAAAGGACATTCTTAATCAGATAATTGACTTTTTCCAGATCAATTAAAGAACCAATCAGAATTTCGGGATAAATATGGCCTTTGGTATGAATTAATCTCGGTGTTCCGCCAATCGAACGAACTGCTGCAGCCATTAAAATGGAATGATCATCGCAGTCTCCCGAAAAATATTCTAAAGATTCAGTAGCTGTAGCAATGTAATCGCCTTCTTTTGGATCATTAACATAATTCCACCGATGATTGATTTCCTTAAAAACAGCAAAACACTGAATGATGGTTCTGTAATCTGAATAACCCTTTATGCCTTTAAAATGCTTTGTAGTTGCCATAATCGCAAAATTCCGAACTTTAGGATTCTGATATTCTATGGCATTTATAATTTTTGTTTTATTAGGAAACGGAAGTAATTTCGCCACAATGATATCCTGAGGAAAAGGATTATCAGACATGGTATAAATCATCGAATTATAATCTTCTGATATTTCGGTAAAGCCATAATTCCCTATAACTGTTCCATAAAATAAAACTAGTAAGTATAAGGCAATGCAAATTAAGATGATGGTACGTAACAACATCAGCAAGAAGTAAATTGCTGCAAAAACAACTAAAAAAATCAAAACACGGTCTAAATTAAAAGACCATTTTAAGTCAATCAGGTTTTGGTGCAATATGATAAAAACCGGGATGGTAATCAAAAGACTCAATAGCATAATAATAATCCTATCCCAGGGAGATTTTACCTGTAATTTGGATTTTAATTGCGGAAAGTCAATTTTTGGAAATTTTATCATAGCATTAAAAAGCAGTGTTTTTTACATCGCTTTTACGGTTTCAACAAAAGTACTTTTTTTATCAATAATTCCCAGATCAAATAACTGATTTTGAATCTTTACAAATGCTTTCTCGGTTAAATTTTTCTGAGACCATTGTGTCAGTTTAAGCCATTCCTGAATATCTTCCAGTCTTTGGTCAAAAATATCGGCCAGTGTTTTGTCAATATCCGGAATCTGGGTAAAATCCCGTGTAGCATTATTAATGATTTCCAGTATTTTCTCCATTACTTTTGGATTTTTTTTCAAAAATTCATCACGGGCAGCAATTACAAAAGAAGGCCATGGAGTAGGGCAATCACCTAAGCGTCTGAAAATACCTTTATCAACAAGAGGTTTGGTCATGAAACGCTCCCACATGAAATAATCTGCAGTTTCATTAGTAAGAGCTTCTACAGCACCGTCTATGGTGTTGACGATTTCAAATTCTAAATTATCAGTTCCCCAGCCCTGTTCATTTGCATTAACATACGCCATTAATTGAGATCCTGAACCCAAACGTGAAATAGCCACTTTTTTATTTTTAAGATCTTTTATAATATGAAAATCGGAGTTAGCTGCAACATGAATCCCCCAAATTAAAGGTGACTGCACATAAATCTGAACAATTTTACTGGGATTTCCGGCAGCGATATCTTTTATAATGCCCTCTGTCAAAATAACAGCAATATCAGTATCGCCATCACGCAGCATCTGACACATTTTACCAGTTCCTTCAGGAATATTTTTCCATTGCAAATCTATATTTTCTGTTTGAAATTCGCTATTTTCAATACATAGCCGCCATGGCAAATTGAAGTGTTCAGGAACACCAACAATTTTTACTGTTTTCATTAAGTTTAAGTTTTAAGTTAAGTTGTTTGGGCATATTATTTTTAGACTTCTTAGATTTTAGCATGTTAGAATATTTAAGTATTTAGATTTTAAAAAATGATCTAATTACCAAATTAACACACTCTCTAATTTTTCAATAAATCTGTTCTGTGTTTTTCAGAAAGGCATGGTTCTGCAAATTCTATAATTTCCTGTAATTCGTATTGGCTCAAAAGGTTCTTTACAATGGCGTAATCTACATTTTTTGGAACTTCAACAGCAAATAAGGTTTCATTTAAGCCTTCTGAAACGCAATGAACTGATTTTAGTTCTTCACGGATTATTTCTTTATCGAATCCTTTTTCTAAAATTACAACCTGGAGAATTGAATTTCCAAAACTTTCTATAGTTTTTCTGTAAACAAGAGCATCTTCATTTTCATCGAATTCAGCGAAGAAAATATCATCTGTTGCAATTAAAGGTCCAAAAAAGGGAATGTTATCTAGTTTGAAAATTCCTTTTTCCAAATCAATAATTTCAGCCCACATGGTTTCAACCACTGTATCTTCAAGCAAATCACTGTAATATCTGAATACTATTTTTTTGTGCGTTTCTACTTCCATTATTTAGACATTAATTTAAGGCTTTTAAAGGAGATATTACAATACGATATCCGTCTGGATCCAGAAACATTTTGCCATTTTCATTCCAATATGGATTTATAGCCGGTATGATTGAAATATTGTTATTTACCACCTTTTTTATTAAGGTATTATATTTCAAAATTGTTTTGGGATAAAGTACAATGATATCATCTTCATCAAACTTATGATCAGTTTTGGTTTTAGATTGTGTGAATTCAAAATACCAGTCTAAATCAGGTTTTCCAATAAAAAGGCCATCATAATTATTATGGTTTTGGAAGCCGCCAAGTCTTTCAAAACCTAAAATATTGACGTAAAAATTTTCAATAGTCTCTAAATTATTTGTATGCCTTGCCACTCTTAGCATCATAGTTTTGTAATTTTTAAATAATAAATTATCTAATTTTCAGATTGACTAATTATTTTACTGCTAATTTGTCTAAAGTATATGCAATCAACTCATCTACTGCTTTATAAGGGTCCTGGCTAAAGGTTCCCGAAGCACGATTCGCAATAATCGCATTTAATGACAAAGCATTGTGTCCCAGTAATGCTGAAAGCCCGTAAATAGCAGCAGTTTCCATTTCCAGGTTTGTGATTCGGTTATCATTAAAATTAAAATTATCCATTTTGTTATTTAATTCCTCATCCTGAATGTTTAAACGCAGAATACGCCCCTGGGGGCCATAAAAACCTCCGGCAGTAGCTGTAATTCCTTTGAAAATCCTGTCGCTTTCAATGATTTTTTCTAATGTTTCTGAGCAGGCAATTGCATACGGTCTTCCTTTTCTAATATCCCAGTTGGTATGCAGGATAAAAGCATCTTCAATGGCATTATGGGAAACATTATCAATTAGATAGGAGCGAAGCATATTATCCAGTCCTAATCCAAATTTAGACATTACAAAGCTGTCAACAGGTATATCTGCATGTAATGAACCCGAAGTCCCGATTCGGA
The Flavobacterium flavigenum genome window above contains:
- a CDS encoding transglutaminase → MIKFPKIDFPQLKSKLQVKSPWDRIIIMLLSLLITIPVFIILHQNLIDLKWSFNLDRVLIFLVVFAAIYFLLMLLRTIILICIALYLLVLFYGTVIGNYGFTEISEDYNSMIYTMSDNPFPQDIIVAKLLPFPNKTKIINAIEYQNPKVRNFAIMATTKHFKGIKGYSDYRTIIQCFAVFKEINHRWNYVNDPKEGDYIATATESLEYFSGDCDDHSILMAAAVRSIGGTPRLIHTKGHIYPEILIGSLIDLEKVNYLIKNVLFVKESKGKIIHYHIDERGQVWMNLDYTAKYPGGPFMYEEILGALTLN
- a CDS encoding substrate-binding domain-containing protein encodes the protein MKTVKIVGVPEHFNLPWRLCIENSEFQTENIDLQWKNIPEGTGKMCQMLRDGDTDIAVILTEGIIKDIAAGNPSKIVQIYVQSPLIWGIHVAANSDFHIIKDLKNKKVAISRLGSGSQLMAYVNANEQGWGTDNLEFEIVNTIDGAVEALTNETADYFMWERFMTKPLVDKGIFRRLGDCPTPWPSFVIAARDEFLKKNPKVMEKILEIINNATRDFTQIPDIDKTLADIFDQRLEDIQEWLKLTQWSQKNLTEKAFVKIQNQLFDLGIIDKKSTFVETVKAM
- a CDS encoding DUF4265 domain-containing protein, with translation MEVETHKKIVFRYYSDLLEDTVVETMWAEIIDLEKGIFKLDNIPFFGPLIATDDIFFAEFDENEDALVYRKTIESFGNSILQVVILEKGFDKEIIREELKSVHCVSEGLNETLFAVEVPKNVDYAIVKNLLSQYELQEIIEFAEPCLSEKHRTDLLKN
- a CDS encoding VOC family protein encodes the protein MMLRVARHTNNLETIENFYVNILGFERLGGFQNHNNYDGLFIGKPDLDWYFEFTQSKTKTDHKFDEDDIIVLYPKTILKYNTLIKKVVNNNISIIPAINPYWNENGKMFLDPDGYRIVISPLKALN
- a CDS encoding nucleoside phosphorylase, translated to MIQASELILNPDGSVYHLNLRPEHIAHDIIFVGDQNRVEKITQFFDSIEYSTQKREFKTQTGVYKGKRITVMSTGIGPDNIDIVLNELDALVNIDLETRVPKKELTSLNIIRIGTSGSLHADIPVDSFVMSKFGLGLDNMLRSYLIDNVSHNAIEDAFILHTNWDIRKGRPYAIACSETLEKIIESDRIFKGITATAGGFYGPQGRILRLNIQDEELNNKMDNFNFNDNRITNLEMETAAIYGLSALLGHNALSLNAIIANRASGTFSQDPYKAVDELIAYTLDKLAVK